GTAATAGTCTTTCGTTTTCCCGAAGTGGTGTAAAAATACCATCCGAGAATGATCCGTCGCGCTTATTTGCGAAGCTTTTTCTGGACGGTAATAAGCAGCAGAAAGAGGAGCAATTACGTCGTATTGAGGCTGGTCAAAGTATCATGGACTTAGTTCAAGATCAGACCAAGCGAATCACAAAACGTGTTGGGCGTGAGGACAATCAGACGCTTGACCAATATTTTACAAGCGTGCGTGAACTGGAAGTGCGTTTAGCACAAGCCGAATCATGGGCAAATCTTCCAAAGCCGAGTGTTGATCGGAAAGCGCCGATAAAGATTTCAGATCGAACACAGGTCGTTGAGATCTTACGGCTGATGTACGACATGATGTTTCTTGCCATCCAAACCGATTCAACTCGACTAATTACCTTTGTGGGCGCAGGTGGAAACGAAGTTGTCGACATTAAAGGCGTCGATAACGGCTGGCACAACTTAAGTCACCATGGTAAAGACCCTATAAAACTCGAACAATTAACAATAATCGAACTAGAAGAAATGCGACTGCTGGCCGAGTTCCTTCATCGTTTAGATGAGGCCAAGGAAGGCGAGAATACTCTATTGGATCAAACCGCAGTCCTGTTTGGCTCGCATCTAGGAAATGCATCAAGCCACAGCAATACAAATTTGCCGATCTTATCAGCTGGCGGTCATTTCCGTCATGGGCAACACTTGGCATTTGCAGAGGATAAATCCCCGCCACTTTGCAACTTGTTGGTTAATTATTTGCAGCAGCACCTAGGACTGGAAATCGACCAGTTTTCGAGCGGTGAGAGTACTCTCAATGGCCTCGATATCACATAAATCCAAATGGCCCCGGCTTGCGGAATAGCGCATTTTGCTGATGTCCTTTGCGGCAGGTTCCTCTTGGACAGCGGTACTATCGGTAGTTGTAGAAAGTGGTCAAGCTAATCCTGCGGAAGCTTGCCAAGTTCCCGCAACCGCG
The genomic region above belongs to Blastopirellula marina and contains:
- a CDS encoding DUF1552 domain-containing protein, with the translated sequence MPKSINRRSFLRSTGIVMGLPLLSGMHPRGTFAGPKTDDPSDIRRMLAICVPLGIHTPNLFPKKSGKDYEVTPYLKPLQGIRNKFSVISGVRHPDVDGAHLAEKSFLTGAAHPGQPSFQNTISADQLAAEQIGHHTRFSSLTLAVQSNSLSFSRSGVKIPSENDPSRLFAKLFLDGNKQQKEEQLRRIEAGQSIMDLVQDQTKRITKRVGREDNQTLDQYFTSVRELEVRLAQAESWANLPKPSVDRKAPIKISDRTQVVEILRLMYDMMFLAIQTDSTRLITFVGAGGNEVVDIKGVDNGWHNLSHHGKDPIKLEQLTIIELEEMRLLAEFLHRLDEAKEGENTLLDQTAVLFGSHLGNASSHSNTNLPILSAGGHFRHGQHLAFAEDKSPPLCNLLVNYLQQHLGLEIDQFSSGESTLNGLDIT